One window of Pseudomonadota bacterium genomic DNA carries:
- a CDS encoding BolA family transcriptional regulator, producing the protein MGEYAVRIRARLDGMFSPSALEIEDQSARHAGHAGHDPRGETHFRVKMVSERFRGLSRVERHRLVHAALAAELAERVHALSLILQTPEEAETKHQENHERPGAATDRA; encoded by the coding sequence ATGGGCGAATACGCCGTCCGTATCCGCGCCAGGCTGGACGGGATGTTCAGCCCGTCTGCACTGGAAATCGAGGATCAGTCCGCCCGCCACGCAGGCCATGCGGGCCACGATCCCCGGGGCGAAACCCATTTCCGTGTGAAGATGGTTTCAGAGCGCTTCCGCGGCCTGTCCCGGGTTGAGCGGCACCGGCTGGTCCACGCCGCCTTGGCGGCCGAACTGGCTGAACGCGTCCACGCCCTGTCGCTGATCCTTCAGACGCCGGAAGAGGCGGAAACAAAACATCAGGAAAATCATGAACGGCCAGGGGCTGCCACTGACAGAGCCTGA